Sequence from the Sphingobacteriaceae bacterium GW460-11-11-14-LB5 genome:
GTCGGATAGATATTGCTTTCGCTAACCAGGCCGATTCCTCTATCACTTTCGTAAACAATGTTCCTTTCAATCAGGGTATTGGCGCCTCCGCAAACATAGATGGAGATGGCACCATATCGATCAGCTCCCCATGTTTCAGGGGTTTTAGTCATGCTGTTGTGGTGAAAAATATTGTCGCTGATGACCCCGTTTCGGGCATAATTGGTGGCTATAGCTCCCTTCGGATTGAGGCCGTCGCCACCGGCAACAATAACACCAATGTTCTCGGTATCATACACTTTATTATTCCTGAAAATGAAGCCATCTATATTTCCTGCGAGGGTTACATTTTCGCTGGTTCCGGTTTGCGTATCATGAACGGTGCAACCGGTAATCGACAGGTTTGAAATGGGGGTATCACTGCTCCCAATCACGAGTATGGCATGTCCACTTCTGCCCTGAGCAAGGGTAGTGGTATTTTTAATGTTGTAAATGTTGCAGTTTTTAACAGCAATATGCTGCCCGCTGCCGTAAATGGCAATGCCCTGGGGATCTGTATTAACCATAGCACTATGCAGGTTGCAAATGTCAAAACCATCAATGCTTACCCAGCTCATGTTGCTAAGCGTAACTAACGCCTGCCATCCGGTAACTTCGATTTTGCTGCCATCAATCACAGGTTTTTCTTTCGGGTAATTTTGAAGGCTGATGGTTTTGCCTGGCTTGCCTGATTTGGGGAATTTTACCTGCTGATGGTAAGTTCCACCCCGCACCACTACCTGATCTCCTGGCTCAGCTTTACGTAGTGCTGCATTAATGGTTTGAAATGGCGCGCTGATGCTTCCTACATTCGTATCCGAGCCGTTAACGGATACGTAATATTTGTGCGCGTTATTTTTAATTTGAAATGTAGCCGCAAATGTTTTACCAGCACAGACCAGGGCCTGTGCTAGTAAAAATAGGTCTAAAAAACAGTAAAATTTCATGTATTATTGAAATTAGGACTTGATTAAATTATTCTGAAACGATCTTTCTGATCCTGTTGTTGTTTTTGTCGATTACATAGACCGTCCCGTTTTTGTCTACAGCAACTCCGCCAGGTGCACTGAAGGAAGCCTGTTGTCCAAATCCGTCTGTGGAGCCTGCCACGTTGCTTCCTGCAAATGTGCTCACCTGGTAGGTATTTGCCTGGATTAAGCGGATACTTTGATCAGGATTGCTGGTGCTTCCACCACCGGTTCCGTTACCTGCCACATAAATATTATCGTTGCTATCTATGGCAATGCCCCATGGGTAAGCAAATTGCGCCGATTTGCCATCGCCGTTTAAATAACCTACTTTGTCTTGCTGCCCCGCAACAATGCTTCCCTGCCAGCTACCGGCATTAAATTTTCTAATCACCTGATCGCCATGCGCAGATACGAATAAATTACCTGCATGGTCAAATTTAATTCCGGCAGGATAATTAAGGCCCGAAATGGTTTCCTTGGTGCTACCCTGGGCATCGATCTGATAAACGCTTCCCGGGCTCGAACAGCTCGCATAGTAGACTTTGCCACTGCTTTTGTCAAAAGCAACGCTCCATGGTGCCTGACTGCCAAAACCCCATGTCTTGGCCTGTCCATCAGGGGTGATCATTCTGATGTCCCAGTTGCCAGGGTCTACACAATATAGGTTGCCACTGCCATCAATCGCAAGGTCATAAGGCAAAGAAAAATTTGCAGCAGTGCCTTTACCATCTGCATAACCAGCAACTGCAGGATTACCTGCCAGGGTACTCACGTTTCCTTCGGGATCGATTTTACGGATACAATGGTTACCTGGATCTGCTACATAGATATTGAGTTGATCGTCTACCACAATGCCGGAACTTCTGTACCAATTTTGCCCTGAAAAGTTGAAAGAGGCATCTGTTCCTTTGCCATTGGCAAATCCTGCGTTACCAGAACCTGCAAGGGTTGTAACTGTTCGTGTATATTCATAATTAAAAATGGCCACACTTGAAGTTTCTTTATTTTCTATCTTCACTTTTATCGGACCTGATTTCGATTTTTTCGGCACCACTACCATGATCTGCGTCGCGCTGGCCCCAATTACTTTAAGCGACAGGTCATTTAAAGTCACAGCGATTTTGGAGAGATCAGAAGTGAAGTTAGTTCCGGTAATGAGTACCTCTGTGCCACCGCCACCTTTTTTGGGAATAAAATCTGAAATAGCGATTGGAGAAGACGGATTATAACCGTCGGTTTTATCTTTTTTGCAGCCTGCAATAAGGAGCAGGAAGCAGATCGTATAGCTTAACAAGCGCGAACGCTCTGCCGTTATATTGATGAATCTTTTCATGTAATTCTGATTTAAATACATTATGATGCTTTAATTACCAACCTGGGTTTTGTACCAGCGCCCTGTCACGGTCGAGCTGGTATTGAGAAATAGGGAAGAGGTACATCTTGTTCTCCCAGGCTCTTTTTTGGAATAACGTGCGCTTGTAAAAACCGGTAAAACCAAATCCCAGTCCCCCGTCATCTTCATTCACATTCATGGTATAGATATTTTGATTTTCGGGAGCACCCAATTGTAGTCTTCTGATCAGCGTATAATACCTGTCGCCTTCGAAGCATAATTCTACCTGTCTTTCTTTAAGAATGTACTTTCTCATGAGTTCCTTATTTCCAACAGCATTAGGATATACAGTTTCAATTCCCGGGAGGCCAGCCCTGGTTCTAACCAGGTTTAGCGTTTGCACAATCTCAGGATTCGAAGGATCATACTCATTTAAAGCTTCGGCATAATTGAGCAGAATCTCCGCATAGCGCATAATGATGAAGGGCCTGTAGTTGGTAGCATCCTGCCTGATGTTATCAGCCGGGCTGATGTTTTTTAGAAAATTATAACCCGTGATGTTATTGGTAATTCCGGTGGCTTTGGCGCCAGCTTTACCCGAATAATAAAATTCTACGCGACCGGTACCATCTACATTGCCGGCTGAAGAATAATAATTTTTGTCATCAACAGTAGGCGCAGGCAATACCGGACGGCCATTGTATTGGATATATGCATAAAAACGGGCTTCCCTGTTGGCATACATATTCCACTGTCCTTTTTTATGCCCCCAGCTCTGATCGCTGTTGTTTTCTGCAAAGCCGGTTTCGGTATATTGCGATAAAGGATCATCAATAGCGCGTCCATTGTTCATGTAAAAGGCATCCACTACATTTTGAGTGGCATTGTACAGATTGATTCCCCCCGGATTAGGTGAAGATGCTTTGGTGTATCCCCAATAGTTCCATGAATTTCTGGAGAACAGGATCTCGCTGTTCCAATTGGTGAGGAAAAGATCCCTTACTGAAAAATAAGGATCAAACCTGGTACCACCGTTATCCAGATTGGTGAATAATTTAAAAGCATTGAGGTTTATCACGGCTTTCGCAGCATCTGCGGCAATTTTCCATTTATTTGGATCAAATGATGTGGGAGCAAGTGCCTTTCCATCCTGATTTTTTAGCGAGCTGAATGCCGGGTTTCCGTTCCATAGTGGACTGGCTGCCCAAAGTGCAAGTTGTGATTTTACTGCCAGGCAGGTTCCCTTTGAAGGTCGGCCATAGTTACTGGAAGAAGCCCAGTTTACCGGCAGATCAACGGCTGCTTCATCCATTAATTGATTTACGTAGTCTTTGCATTCATCAAAAGTATTCCTGGGATATTTGTTGAAATCCTCATCAAGGGCAAGGGAACCCGTTAATTTTACCACCGGTCCGTATTGTTTGATCAATTGCCAGTAAAACCAGCCCCTTAAGAATTTTGATTCTGCTTTGTATTGCGTTTTTAAAGCTGAACTCAGCTGCGACTCAGGTACTCTTCCTACATTGGCTTCAAAAATAAAAGTTGACCGGATGCCGGTGTAATAAAGGTCCCAATGGTCATAATAGGCGTTTACAGGGCTCCAGTTCCCGGCAACCATTTGCCTGATATTTGTACCCGGGATAGAAACAGATGCTTCATCGCTAATGCCGATATGTGCAAAGTCGATTTCGAGCACGGCACCATAAATGTTATAGAGGTAGGATTCTGCATTTGCCCGGTTGCTCCAAAGGATATCTGAAGTAAGAAGGTTATCTGGCTTTTCGTCCAGGTGTTTACAGGCCGATAGGATACTTGTTAAAAACAATGTCCCTGCTGCTATCATGATTAAATATTTACTTTTCATCAGAATATTTTTTAATGCTTATAATTGATCAATATGTCTTTTAAAGGGATGCTTTCAGTCCCAGCGCAAATGTTCTCAAAGGCGGATAGCCTGCCGCGTTGGCGCCAAGTTCCGGATCCCATAATTTAAATTTTGAGAAAGTGAGTAGGTTCTGACCCGAGAGATATAGATACACTGACTTGATTGATATCCTGGTTAGAAAAGCATCCGAAAATTTATAACCTAAAGTGGCTTGTTTTAAGCGTACGAAGCTGCCATCTTTAGACCACCAGGTGCTAGGCTGATAATTATTGCTGTTCTGATTCGAAATCCCCAGTCTGGGATAATAGGCATCTTGCCTTGGATTTTCAACAGTCCACCTGTTTTCCAGAATAGCCAGCATACCAGAAGGGTACTGACCCATGCCTGTAAAAGGCACTATACCTGCTCCACTTGCTCCATCACCAGTTACTGCAGCACCATTGGCCATAAATGATACATCAGAAATACCCTGGAAGAAAAGAGAAAGGTCTACACCTT
This genomic interval carries:
- a CDS encoding RagB/SusD family nutrient uptake outer membrane protein, whose protein sequence is MKSKYLIMIAAGTLFLTSILSACKHLDEKPDNLLTSDILWSNRANAESYLYNIYGAVLEIDFAHIGISDEASVSIPGTNIRQMVAGNWSPVNAYYDHWDLYYTGIRSTFIFEANVGRVPESQLSSALKTQYKAESKFLRGWFYWQLIKQYGPVVKLTGSLALDEDFNKYPRNTFDECKDYVNQLMDEAAVDLPVNWASSSNYGRPSKGTCLAVKSQLALWAASPLWNGNPAFSSLKNQDGKALAPTSFDPNKWKIAADAAKAVINLNAFKLFTNLDNGGTRFDPYFSVRDLFLTNWNSEILFSRNSWNYWGYTKASSPNPGGINLYNATQNVVDAFYMNNGRAIDDPLSQYTETGFAENNSDQSWGHKKGQWNMYANREARFYAYIQYNGRPVLPAPTVDDKNYYSSAGNVDGTGRVEFYYSGKAGAKATGITNNITGYNFLKNISPADNIRQDATNYRPFIIMRYAEILLNYAEALNEYDPSNPEIVQTLNLVRTRAGLPGIETVYPNAVGNKELMRKYILKERQVELCFEGDRYYTLIRRLQLGAPENQNIYTMNVNEDDGGLGFGFTGFYKRTLFQKRAWENKMYLFPISQYQLDRDRALVQNPGW